The genomic window TCGAGGACGAAGCGAGCCATGTCCTCCTTCTCCTCTGCGTTCATCCCGGCCATGGGCTCGTCCAGCAGGAGCAGGGACGGCTGGAGGCACAGGGCGCGTCCGAGCTCGACGCGCTTCTGGATGCCGTAGGCGAGCGAGCCGACCGGCGTGTTGCGCACCGCCTGCAGGTTGAGCAGGTCGATGACCTCCTCGACGAGGTGACGGTGCCGGATCTCCTGCCGGCGGGCGGGGCCGAACCACAGCAGCGACTTCAACACGCTGTGGTCCATGTGGATGTGGCGGCCGAGCATGAGGTTCTCCAGGACGCTCATCGCGTGGAAGAGCTCGATGTTCTGGAAGGAACGGGCCACGCCCAGTCGCGCGATCCGGTGTGGTGGGAGCGTGGTCAGCTGGTGGGTGCTGACCCTCCCGGCGCTGCCGTCACCCGCAGGGGCAGCGGCGGTCTGCAGACGGATCTGGCCCTCCTGCGGTCGGTAGAGGCCGCTGATGCAGTTGAGCAGGGAGGACTTGCCGGCGCCGTTGGGGCCGATGATCGAGTGGATGTGCCCCTCGGTGACGGAGAAGGAGACCCCACGCAAGGCGGTGACCCCGCCGAATCGGAGCGTGACGTCATCGACGTCAAGGAGCGTCTCGCCTGCGGGCAGGTGGCTTCCGCGTAGCGAGTGCTGGTAGGCCCTGGTCAGCACTGACCCTCCCTTTTCGGGTTTCGACGGTGAAACTGCTGGAAGTGACACTAGGTTTTCATTATGTGAAAATCAAGCACCTTGTTCAGAAATGTGTCTCCGAACATGATTGACTCGATGGCGTTCGCGCAATGACGTCGGAAGAGGGGGGTCGTGGTGACTGCATCGCACGTGCCTGAGTCGGCAACGGCCGGTCGGGGCGGTCTCGGGACGGTGCGCAATGCCGTGCGCCTGCTCGAGTTGCTGGGTGAGGGGCCCGCCTACCAGCAGCTGACCGACCTGGCCGAACGGTCGGGGCTGTCGGTGCCCACCGTCCACCGGCTGCTTCGCTCACTCGTCCTGGCCGACCTCGTCGTCCAGGACCCCCGCTCATCCCGCTACGGGCTCGGGCCCGAGCTGACCCGGCTGGCGAACCACTACCTCTCCCGGCTGCCCCTGCTCGGAGCGCTCAGCCCCTACCTCTCGCAGCTGCGCGACCAGCTCGAGCACACCATCCACGTCGAGATCCTGGTCCACGGCGAGGTCATCTACGTCGACCGCGTCGACGGGACCGGTCCCGGCCCCTACCGGGACGCGCACCGGGTGACGCCGGCGCTCTCGTGCGCCGGTGGCCGACTGCTCGCCGCGCGTGCCGAGGACGACGACGTGTGGCAGCGCTCCCTGGACCGCGCCGAGGACCACGACCGCCAGACAGCCACCGACGAGGCCCGCGCCCGGTGGGCGGCGGCCGATCACCTCGCCCTGGCTCCGGAGGACCCGACGATGCCACCGGAGGTGGCTGTCCCGGTGGTCGACGGGCAGGGGGTGACGGTCGCCGTCCTGGCGGCCAACATCGACGATCCCGATGACGACCACGTCGTCAAGGCCGTCGCGGGCAAGCTCGGTCGCGCAGCGCGCGCGGCAGGAAGGACGCTCGGCCATGCCTGAGCCGGACCCCGCAGCCATCTGGCAGATTGCCCCGCCGTCCTCGTGGGAGGAGATCGCCGACCTGATCTCCTTCGACACCCCCTTCGCCGACCTGTGGCTGCCCGGCGGACGCTCCGGGCGGTGGTTCGTCGGCGGTGCCCTCAACCTCTCCACCAACTGCGTCGATCGGCACCTCGCCGACCGGGCCGACCAGGCGGCCATCCACTGGGAGGGGGAGCCGGGGGACCGGCGCACCCTGACCTACGCCCAGCTGCACGACGAGGTGCTGGCGCTGACCGCCGCACTGCGGGGGATGGGTGTCGACCGGGGCGATCGCGTCGGTCTGCACCTGGGGTGGCTCCCCGAGACCGTCGTCATCATGCTCGCCTGCGCCCGCATCGGTGCGATCCACACCGTGCTGCCGGCCCCTCTGCCGGTCGAGCCCCTCGGGGACCGACTGGAGCTGCTCGACCTGAAGGTGCTCTTCACCCAGGACGGTGCCTGGCGGCGCGGGACCGTGCTTCCCCTGAAGTCGCGCGCCGACGACGCACTCCTTGCCGGCGGATCGGTCGAGCACACCATCGTCGTGCGCCGCACGGGGATGGACGTCGCGTGGTTCGAGGGCGATCGCTGGTACCACGACCTCGTGGCCCCGGCACGGCCCGGCGGCGTGACGCCGCCGGTGGGTGACCCATCGGCGCCCGCGTCCTTGCCGGCCGACCACCCGATCGCGGCAATCCCCCTGGCCCACCGAGGTGGTCAGACCGTCTCCATCGTGCACGGCACCGCGACCATGCTGGCCGGGGCCACGGCCGTCCACCGTCGCCTGCGCACCGGTGGCGTCTTCTGGTGCGCTGCTGACATCGCCTGGACCGTCACCCAGTTCCACGGCATCTACGGTCCGCTGGCCTACGGCGACACGGTCGTGATGTACGAGGGCACGCTCGACCAGCCCTCGCAGACCCGGGCATGGGACATCGTCGCCCGATACGGAGTGGACAGCATGGTCACGACCCCATCCGTGGCGCGGACCGTGCGGGGCTGGGCCCGTGAGCTGCCCGAGGCCTCCGAGCTGCCCTCGCTGCGCCGGGTCACCACGGCCGGTGAGCCGGTCGAGGAGGAGCTGCGGTCCTGGTTGGGGCAGGCCTTCGCCTCGAGGGAGATCGATGTCGTCGACGCCTGGGGCCAGCTCGAGCTCGGCGGAATCGTCCAGGTGGACGGCAGCGGTGGTGACGACGTGGCTCCCGTGCCGGACTGTGGCCTCGACATCGTCGACGCCGAGGGGAGGCCGGTCGCGGAGGGTGAGGCCGGCGAGGCGATCCTTCGGCTCCCGTGGGCGGGCACGATGGTCGGTGTGGAGGGCCCGCAGGCGGGGGTCGCGGACATGCACTGGACCCGCCACCCCGGTAGCTACGCCACGGGTGATCTGGTCGTTCGTCGGGGCGACGGACGCATGGACTTCCTGGGGCGCACCGACGAGGTGGTCTCGATCTCCGGGCAGCTGGTCTCCCTCCGCGAGGTCCGTGAGGTCCTGGCGGACCACCCCTTCGTCGAGGCCGCCGAGGTGACCTCCCGCAAGGACCCCGATCTCGGGCGCTCGCTCGTCGCCGCGGTCAGCCTCAGCTCCGAGGTCGGCCCGGACCCGGACCTGGACGGCGTCGCGGTGGAGCTGATGGAGACGGTGCGCGAAGTGATGGGTGGTCTCGCCCGTCCACGTGCCGTCCTCGTCCTCGACCGTTTCGGCGCAGACCTGGGGCAGCGGGAGCGACTGCGAGCCATCGCCATCCTGGCGACGCCGGATCGGGCCGGCGCCCCTCGACAGGTCACCTGGGAGCAGGTTGTGGCTGCCGCCGGTCAGTGACGCCGAGGTCGTGCACGCCCACTCCTCGGCCGGCGTTGCTCGACGGCAGTGCGCACCGGGCTCAGGCGGCGGATCGGGTGGAGCGGGGAGCGGCCTGCTCCACCCAGCGCATCTCCATGCGGGTCCGGCCGCCATCCCCGCGAACGGCGACCCAGGTGCAGGTCAGGCGCGGAGCCGGACGAGCCTCGGACTTCTTCGTCAGGGGAGTAACGGCCATGTCGGACACCTCGTGTTCATCGTTTGTTCACCTTGACCCTAGCATCAAGGTGAATTCCAGGTGAACGACGGTTGTCCGGTGCGTGTCCTGGGCAATTTCGCGGCTCGATCGCGGACGGGGGCGAAGGGTGCTGGCCGTCGCTCGTAGGCTGTGGCAATGACGACGAAGGTGGCAGTGATCGGCGCCGCAGGGCGCATGGGTTCGACGGCGTGCGACGCGGTGGAGGGAGCCGATGACCTCGAGCTCGTCGGCCGATACGACGACGGGGACGACCTCGGCGACCTCGGCGGCGCGGACGTCGCCATCGACTTCACCGTGCTCGCTGCCAGCGAGGGCAACGTGCGCCACTGTGTCGCCAGGGGCGTCCACGTCGTCGTCGGCACCTCGGGCTGGACCGATGCCAAGGCCGGGGAGCTACGCAGCGACGTCGAGGCGAAGGGGGGCGTCGGGGTGCTCATCGCGCCGAACTTCGCCATCGGTGCCGTCCTGATGATGCAGTTCGCCAAGCAGGCCGCGCGCTTCTACGAGTCGGTCGAGGTGATCGAGCTGCACCATCCGCGCAAGGTCGACGCCCCGAGCGGCACCGCGACGCGCACCGCCGAGATGATCGGCGCCGCGCGCGAGGAGGCCGGGCTGGGGGCGGTCCCCGATGCGACGACCCAGGACCCGGACGGGGCCCGTGGCGCACAGGTCGAGGGGGTGCCGGTGCACGCGGTCCGCCTGCGCGGCCTCGTCGCCCACCAGGAGGTCCTCCTGGGCAACGAGGGCGAGATGCTCACCCTCCGCCATGACTCCTTCGATCGGGTCTCCTTCATGCCCGGCGTCCTCGCCGGCGTGCGCGCGGTCGGCAAGCACCCCGGTGTGACCGTGGGGCTGGAGAACGTGCTCGGCCTCTGAGGCGAGGGCTCTAGTCGATCGGGCCTGCCTGCGCGGCGCGGCCCTCGCGCAGCACGGGGAACAGGCCATGGTCCATGGGGGCTCCGGCCGCGATCTCGTCCTCGAGCCCGTCGAACTGGGGAGAGGTCACCCATCGGCGCGGCGCGTGCACCATGTCGTCCCCGAGGAAGCGCAGCGAGAAGGCGCGACGCCTTGTGGTGCCCGGGACGCCGTAGGCGTGGTGGAGCGTCAGCATGTGGAAGAAGACCGCGTCCCCCGGCTGCATCGCCCAGCCACGGATGTCGTGGTCGCAGCGGTGGGCCTCGATGTCCGGTAGCTCGGAGAGCGAACCTTCCGGGAACCACCTGGCCTCGTTCGACATGAACGTGCGTGGCATGAGCCATCCTTGCCGGTGCGACCCGGCGAGGAACTCCAGCGTCGACTCCGCCGCCACCGGGTCGACGGGAGCCCACATCGAGCAGTTGTCGAGGCCGTCGACGTTGTAGTACGGCTGGTCCTGGTGCCACGGCGTCTCCTGCTGGGTTCCGGGCTCCTTGACCAGGACGTGATCGTGGTACAGGCGTATGCGCTCGCTCCCGGTCAGCGCTGCGGCCACGTCCGCAGCGCGCGAGGTGTACGCCACCCGGCGGAACTCCTCGATCCGCTGCCAGTTGCAGAAGTCCTCGACGAAGCTCCCCGGGTCGGTGGCGCTGCTCGCGACCTTCTTGCGGGGGCTGGGCTCGGCCAGCGTGCGCTCGATGCCCCGCTCGATGGTCGCGACCTCCTCGGGGCTGAAGAGGCCGCGCACGATGACGGCCCCGGTCGCGGCGAACTCTTCCGCCGTGGTCGCGTCGACGACGGCGGACGGCCGTAGGGCTGCGGTTGTCATGTGGCACTCCTGATCATCCGTGGGTTGCCTCCATGCTGGCAGGGGCGTGTGACTGACAAAAGTGGTCACTTCCGCCCATGCTGTTCGGGAAAGTCGATCGCTGGCTAGAGTGTGCCCATGGCCGCCACCGACCTGAGTCTGCGCCACCTCGCGGCGTTGGTCGCGATCCACGAGGAGGGTTCCTACCGGCGGGCGGCCGCACGGCTCGGCTTCTCGCAGGCGGCCGTGACCAGTCAGATCGCGACCCTGGAGAAGACGTTGGGGGCCACGGTCTTCCACCGACCCGGAGGGCCTCGGCCGGTGGTCCTGACCGCAGTGGGTCTGGAGGTCCTCGATGTCGCCCGGGACCTCTTGGCCACCGCGGACCTGCTGGATCTGCGCATCGCGTCGTTGCGCGACGGGACCTGGGGTCGACTCGCGATCGGGACGTTCCAGTCGGTGTCGGCCCGGTTGCTCCCGGCTGTCCTGGGTGAGTTGCGTCAGGACAGTCCGGCTGTCGAGGTGACCGTCCTGGAGAGCAACGACAACGACGTGCTGATCCGGGCGTTGCGCAGCGCCCGGCTGGACGTCAGTTTCCTCGTCGGCCCGGTCGATGCCCCGGGGCTGACGGTGCGCGAGGTGGTGCGCGACACCTTCGTCGCCGTCGTCCGGGCCGGCGACCCGGCACAGGAGGCGCTCTCGATCCGGGACCTGGGGGACCGCCCACTAATCGGACACGACCAGTGCGCATGTCACGAGCTGGTGGAGCGGGGCTTCAGTGCCGCGGGCATCCAGCCGGCCTTTGCCTTCCGCAGCAATGACAATGCTGCGGTGCAGGCCATGGTGCGAGCAGGTATCGGGACGGCCGTGATGCCTGCACTGTCGGTCGACCCGCAGGACCCCGGAGTGCGTCTGCTGCCCATCGCGCCCGCCCTGCCTGCACGCAGCATCCTGCTGGCGCACGTCGCGGAGCGTCCACCGCCCACCGCGATCGAGTTCGTCGACCGGACCCTCGCAGCGGCCGCCGGCCTGGAGCTCTAGCCCCAGCCGAGCGCTCGCAGGCCGGCGGCCAGGGCGGCTGCCGCGACGACGACGATGACGAAGTTGGCCCGCAGCCACAGCAGCACCACGGCGAGGGCGACGGCCGCCAGCCGGGCGTCAACGACGATGTCGCCCTCGCCTCCGACCGTCTGGGTGACGACCAGCCCGGCGAGCAGGGCGACCGGGAGGAGGCCGATGATCCGGGAACGACGCCGACCGTCGACGACGGACTCGGGTACGAGATACCCGGCGTACTTCGCCGCAAAGCCCAGCACGCAGGCGGCGAGGACGGCGAGCCACAAGGTGGTGGTGCTCACAGGAAGTCCCCTTCCGGCTGCTCGATGTCACGGGCCCGGCTCGGGGCCGAGTCGACGAGCCCGACGACGACCGCCGCGATGGCGGCGAGGAGCACGGGGACACCGGCCGGTGTGGGGGCGAAGGCGATGAGGGCGATGACTGCCGCCAGCGCGGCCGTGACCCTTCCGGTGCGTTCGCGCAGGCGGGGCCAGATGAGGCCGACGAAGGCGGCGGCCGCTGCGGCGTCGAGCCCCCAGACGCGCGGGTCACCGATGGCGTTGCCGACGATCGCGCCAACGAGCGTCGAGAGATTCCAGAAGGTGAAGACGCCCAGCCCTCCCGCCCAGAACCCGGTGCGCTGGACCTGCGGCTGCGTCTGCGCCAGCGCGACGGCCGTGGACTCGTCGATGGTCAGGTGGGCTGCGGCCGCCCGACGCCACCCGGTCAGCTGCAGCACCCTGGCCAGCTGCAGGCCGTAGAGGCCGTTGCGGATCCCCAGGAGGGTGGAGGTGGCCACGGCCGTGACCGGGTTTCCGCCGGATCCGATGATGCCGATGAAGGCGAACTGCGACCCACCGGTGAACAACAGCAGCGACAGGGCCATCGTCTGCCAGACGTCGAGGCCGGACGCGACACCCAGGGCACCGAAACTGATTCCGTAGACCCCCGTGGCCACGCCGACGGACAGGCCCTGCCGACGAGCGTCTGCGTGCGCCGCAGGCGACGGGTGGGTCACCCAGCCGCTTCCGGGCTGGCGTCGTCGGTGAGGGTCGCGACAAGTCGCACCTCGCGGGCCGTGTCCTCCTCGGGAGAGATCACCCGGTCCCGGTAGGCGCCGTCGGGCTCGAGTCCGGAGCCGGTGAGGAAGGCCCGCACGCCCTCGTGCTGGACGAGGCACCAGACGGTGACGTGGTCGGCGCCGGCGTCGCGCAACATGTCGACGGCGGCGTTGAGCAGCCGGGAGCCGTGGCCCTGCCGACGGTGCATCGGGTGGACGCCCAAAGCGGTGACTTCGCCCGTGGTCTGGCCGGTGTCGGGGTCCTGGCTGGGCCCGATGGCCACGAAGCCGACCACCTGTTCCCCGGCGCAGGCGACGAGCAGGCGGTGCACCCCTTCGGGCGGTGTGCGCAGGGAGTCGCGCCAGGCCGCGGCGAAGGACTGGGGGTCGAAGGCTGCGTGCACCTGCGGCGGGACGATGCCGTCGTAGGCCTCCTGCCACACGAGGGCCTGGACCTGCCCCACGGCCGGGGCGTCGTTGGCGCTGGCGGCGCGCACGCTGGCGTCGGCGGTGGGCATCAGCGGCCCTGGAAGACGGGGGAACGGCGCTGCGTGAAGGCACGTTGACCCTCGGCGAGGTCACAGCTGGCCCAGGCACGTGCGAATGCCTCCTCGTAGGCCGCATCGGGGCCGGTCGGGGAGTCCATCCCGACCTTCGACCCCTGCTGGGTCAACGGGGCCAGCGGGACGGCTGCCCGGGCGAGGTCGAGAGCGACGTCGAGGCCGCCCCGACGCTGGGTGAAGCCCAGGCGCCACGCGTCCTCGTGGTCCAGGACCGCGGCCGTGAGCACCATGTGCCGGGCTGCGCCCTCACCCCAGAAGCGTGCGGCGCGCTCGAGCGTCCACTTGTTGACCATCAGGCCGAGCTTGGCCACGGGGATGGCGAAGCGGGCACCGTCCTCGACGACCCGGACATCGCACGCGACCGCGAGCTGCATCCCCAGACCCATGCACGAGCCGGAGATCGCCGCGATCGACGTGATCGGGACACCGGCGAGGTGCTCGAGGACCTCGGCGAGCCGCTCGGTGAAGGTGACGTCCTCGAGCTCGGTCAGGTCAGCCCCGGCGCAGAAGTGTCCGTCCGCGCCGGTGAGGACGAGTGCCCGCGAGCCGGACTCGACGGCGGCGGTGACCGCCGCGTCCAGTTCCTCGAGGGTCGTCAGGTCGAGGGCATTGCGGCGGTGGGTCCGGTCGATGGTCAGGGTCGTGACGGCATCGGTGGTCTCGCTGAGGATCGGCACGCCCGCCAGCATACGAAAGGCGGCGAAGGCCACGGCGCAGCCCTCCCTTCGTCCCCGCCGGAGCCCTACGGTGGGGTGATGGAGACGATGATGCCGCTGACGATCGTGCCGGTCCCCGGCCTCGGGGCCGAGGACGTGCTCGTGGGGCCCGATGGGCGGGTGTGGACCGGGACCGTCGATGGGGCCGTCATCGCGGTGACCCCGGACGGGCGCAGCAGTGAGCGGGTGGTCGAGACGGGAGGCCGGCCCCTCGGGTTGGAGTGGCTGCCGGACGGGCGGTTGCTCGTGTGCGATGCGAGGCGCGGCCTGCTCGCCGTCGACGTGCACGGGACCGGGGCGATCGAGGAACTGGTCACGCACGTGGATGGTGCCGCGATGGTCTTCACCAACAACGCCGCCGTCGCCGCCGACGGGACGATCTGGTTCAGCGACTCCTCCCGGCACTGGGGCGTCGAGGTGTGGAAGTCCGAACTCATCGAGCACACCCGCAGCGGACGGCTGCTGCGGCGCGCGGTCGACGGCAGCGTCACGACGGTCCTGGACGGGCTTGCCTTCGCCAACGGTGTGGCCCTGCTGCCGGACGAGAGCGCCGTCCTCGTCGCGGAGACCGCGCTGCAGCGCATCCGCCGGGTCGAGCTCAGCGGTGGGTTGCCGGTGGCCGACCACGTCGTCGGCAGCGAAGGGAGTGGCGTCGTGCCGCCCGCGGAGCAGCTCTTCGTCACCGGCCTGCCGGGCTATCCGGACAACATCTCGCGTGGGTCGGACGGGCTGATCTGGTCGGCCATCGCCTCCCCGCCCGACCCGGTCCTGGGCATGCTGCAGAAGGCGCCGCAGCGGGTGCGGGACCTCGCCCTGCGGTTGCCCGACGCGGTCAAGCCCACGCCGAAGCGCACCGTGCGCTTCACCGCCCACGACTCCGCCGGCTCGCTGGTGCACGACCTGTCCTCAGACGCCACCAGCTGGCACATGGCCACCGGCGTGCGCGAGCAGGACGGCCGGGTGTGGTTGGGCAGTCTGGTCGAGCCGGCGATCGCCCACATCGACCTGTCTCGTTGATGCACCGCGTCAGAGGGCGAGGACGAGAGCGCCGAGCGCGACGAGCCAGCTGACGAAACTGCCGACGAGGAAGTACTCGGTCACGGTGTCGAT from Janibacter cremeus includes these protein-coding regions:
- a CDS encoding LysR family transcriptional regulator, translating into MAATDLSLRHLAALVAIHEEGSYRRAAARLGFSQAAVTSQIATLEKTLGATVFHRPGGPRPVVLTAVGLEVLDVARDLLATADLLDLRIASLRDGTWGRLAIGTFQSVSARLLPAVLGELRQDSPAVEVTVLESNDNDVLIRALRSARLDVSFLVGPVDAPGLTVREVVRDTFVAVVRAGDPAQEALSIRDLGDRPLIGHDQCACHELVERGFSAAGIQPAFAFRSNDNAAVQAMVRAGIGTAVMPALSVDPQDPGVRLLPIAPALPARSILLAHVAERPPPTAIEFVDRTLAAAAGLEL
- a CDS encoding helix-turn-helix domain-containing protein, which encodes MTASHVPESATAGRGGLGTVRNAVRLLELLGEGPAYQQLTDLAERSGLSVPTVHRLLRSLVLADLVVQDPRSSRYGLGPELTRLANHYLSRLPLLGALSPYLSQLRDQLEHTIHVEILVHGEVIYVDRVDGTGPGPYRDAHRVTPALSCAGGRLLAARAEDDDVWQRSLDRAEDHDRQTATDEARARWAAADHLALAPEDPTMPPEVAVPVVDGQGVTVAVLAANIDDPDDDHVVKAVAGKLGRAARAAGRTLGHA
- a CDS encoding AzlD domain-containing protein: MSTTTLWLAVLAACVLGFAAKYAGYLVPESVVDGRRRSRIIGLLPVALLAGLVVTQTVGGEGDIVVDARLAAVALAVVLLWLRANFVIVVVAAAALAAGLRALGWG
- a CDS encoding phytanoyl-CoA dioxygenase family protein, with the protein product MTTAALRPSAVVDATTAEEFAATGAVIVRGLFSPEEVATIERGIERTLAEPSPRKKVASSATDPGSFVEDFCNWQRIEEFRRVAYTSRAADVAAALTGSERIRLYHDHVLVKEPGTQQETPWHQDQPYYNVDGLDNCSMWAPVDPVAAESTLEFLAGSHRQGWLMPRTFMSNEARWFPEGSLSELPDIEAHRCDHDIRGWAMQPGDAVFFHMLTLHHAYGVPGTTRRRAFSLRFLGDDMVHAPRRWVTSPQFDGLEDEIAAGAPMDHGLFPVLREGRAAQAGPID
- a CDS encoding AzlC family ABC transporter permease; its protein translation is MTHPSPAAHADARRQGLSVGVATGVYGISFGALGVASGLDVWQTMALSLLLFTGGSQFAFIGIIGSGGNPVTAVATSTLLGIRNGLYGLQLARVLQLTGWRRAAAAHLTIDESTAVALAQTQPQVQRTGFWAGGLGVFTFWNLSTLVGAIVGNAIGDPRVWGLDAAAAAAFVGLIWPRLRERTGRVTAALAAVIALIAFAPTPAGVPVLLAAIAAVVVGLVDSAPSRARDIEQPEGDFL
- a CDS encoding ABC transporter ATP-binding protein; this translates as MLTRAYQHSLRGSHLPAGETLLDVDDVTLRFGGVTALRGVSFSVTEGHIHSIIGPNGAGKSSLLNCISGLYRPQEGQIRLQTAAAPAGDGSAGRVSTHQLTTLPPHRIARLGVARSFQNIELFHAMSVLENLMLGRHIHMDHSVLKSLLWFGPARRQEIRHRHLVEEVIDLLNLQAVRNTPVGSLAYGIQKRVELGRALCLQPSLLLLDEPMAGMNAEEKEDMARFVLDVHELASVSVVLIEHDMNVVMDISHRISVLDFGALIADGTPAEVMADPAVIEAYLGAEGEEDAHV
- a CDS encoding SMP-30/gluconolactonase/LRE family protein — its product is METMMPLTIVPVPGLGAEDVLVGPDGRVWTGTVDGAVIAVTPDGRSSERVVETGGRPLGLEWLPDGRLLVCDARRGLLAVDVHGTGAIEELVTHVDGAAMVFTNNAAVAADGTIWFSDSSRHWGVEVWKSELIEHTRSGRLLRRAVDGSVTTVLDGLAFANGVALLPDESAVLVAETALQRIRRVELSGGLPVADHVVGSEGSGVVPPAEQLFVTGLPGYPDNISRGSDGLIWSAIASPPDPVLGMLQKAPQRVRDLALRLPDAVKPTPKRTVRFTAHDSAGSLVHDLSSDATSWHMATGVREQDGRVWLGSLVEPAIAHIDLSR
- the dapB gene encoding 4-hydroxy-tetrahydrodipicolinate reductase; the encoded protein is MTTKVAVIGAAGRMGSTACDAVEGADDLELVGRYDDGDDLGDLGGADVAIDFTVLAASEGNVRHCVARGVHVVVGTSGWTDAKAGELRSDVEAKGGVGVLIAPNFAIGAVLMMQFAKQAARFYESVEVIELHHPRKVDAPSGTATRTAEMIGAAREEAGLGAVPDATTQDPDGARGAQVEGVPVHAVRLRGLVAHQEVLLGNEGEMLTLRHDSFDRVSFMPGVLAGVRAVGKHPGVTVGLENVLGL
- a CDS encoding AMP-binding protein; the protein is MPEPDPAAIWQIAPPSSWEEIADLISFDTPFADLWLPGGRSGRWFVGGALNLSTNCVDRHLADRADQAAIHWEGEPGDRRTLTYAQLHDEVLALTAALRGMGVDRGDRVGLHLGWLPETVVIMLACARIGAIHTVLPAPLPVEPLGDRLELLDLKVLFTQDGAWRRGTVLPLKSRADDALLAGGSVEHTIVVRRTGMDVAWFEGDRWYHDLVAPARPGGVTPPVGDPSAPASLPADHPIAAIPLAHRGGQTVSIVHGTATMLAGATAVHRRLRTGGVFWCAADIAWTVTQFHGIYGPLAYGDTVVMYEGTLDQPSQTRAWDIVARYGVDSMVTTPSVARTVRGWARELPEASELPSLRRVTTAGEPVEEELRSWLGQAFASREIDVVDAWGQLELGGIVQVDGSGGDDVAPVPDCGLDIVDAEGRPVAEGEAGEAILRLPWAGTMVGVEGPQAGVADMHWTRHPGSYATGDLVVRRGDGRMDFLGRTDEVVSISGQLVSLREVREVLADHPFVEAAEVTSRKDPDLGRSLVAAVSLSSEVGPDPDLDGVAVELMETVREVMGGLARPRAVLVLDRFGADLGQRERLRAIAILATPDRAGAPRQVTWEQVVAAAGQ
- a CDS encoding enoyl-CoA hydratase-related protein gives rise to the protein MPILSETTDAVTTLTIDRTHRRNALDLTTLEELDAAVTAAVESGSRALVLTGADGHFCAGADLTELEDVTFTERLAEVLEHLAGVPITSIAAISGSCMGLGMQLAVACDVRVVEDGARFAIPVAKLGLMVNKWTLERAARFWGEGAARHMVLTAAVLDHEDAWRLGFTQRRGGLDVALDLARAAVPLAPLTQQGSKVGMDSPTGPDAAYEEAFARAWASCDLAEGQRAFTQRRSPVFQGR
- a CDS encoding GNAT family N-acetyltransferase yields the protein MPTADASVRAASANDAPAVGQVQALVWQEAYDGIVPPQVHAAFDPQSFAAAWRDSLRTPPEGVHRLLVACAGEQVVGFVAIGPSQDPDTGQTTGEVTALGVHPMHRRQGHGSRLLNAAVDMLRDAGADHVTVWCLVQHEGVRAFLTGSGLEPDGAYRDRVISPEEDTAREVRLVATLTDDASPEAAG